In one Pseudomonas tensinigenes genomic region, the following are encoded:
- a CDS encoding DUF4398 domain-containing protein: MELKTMKNQTSFTHLRGLKLAALAIGTSFVLAGCAGNPPTEQYAVTQSAVNSAVSAGGTEFAAVEMKQAQDKLKQAEIAMHDKKYDEARTLSEQAEWDARVAERKAQAAKAEQAVKDSQKGVQELRQESQRTVQ, encoded by the coding sequence ATGGAGTTGAAGACCATGAAAAACCAAACCTCGTTTACCCACCTGCGCGGTCTGAAACTGGCTGCTCTGGCGATCGGCACCAGCTTCGTACTGGCCGGTTGCGCCGGTAACCCACCGACCGAGCAATACGCCGTGACCCAATCGGCCGTGAACAGCGCAGTCAGCGCCGGCGGTACCGAGTTCGCTGCGGTTGAGATGAAGCAGGCGCAGGACAAGCTGAAGCAAGCCGAAATCGCCATGCACGACAAGAAGTATGACGAGGCTCGCACCCTGTCCGAGCAAGCCGAGTGGGACGCTCGCGTCGCCGAACGCAAGGCTCAGGCAGCCAAGGCTGAACAAGCCGTGAAGGATTCCCAGAAAGGTGTTCAGGAACTGCGTCAGGAAAGTCAGCGCACCGTGCAGTAA
- the ppc gene encoding phosphoenolpyruvate carboxylase, with translation MTDIDARLREDVHLLGELLGNTIRDQYGEAFLDKIEQIRKGAKADRRGSMDAELSASLNQLSEDELLPVARAFNQFLNLANIAEQYQLIHRREESQPAPFESRVLPELLARLRNEGHSAESLARQLARLEIELVLTAHPTEVARRTLIQKYDAIAGQLAAQDHRDLTSAEREQIQNTLQRLIAEAWHTEEIRRTRPTPVDEAKWGFAVIEHSLWQAIPNHMRKADKALHEATGLRLPLEAAPIRFASWMGGDRDGNPNVTAAVTREVLLLARWMAADLYLRDVDHLAAELSMQQASDALKAKAGDSAEPYRAVLKQLRERLRATRNWAHAALTAPTPAPADVLHNNRDLLDPLELCFNSLHECGMGVIADGPLLDCLRRAVTFGLFLVRLDVRQDSSRHSSAMTEITDYLGLGRYEDWDEEQRITFLTRELNNRRPLLPAHFKPSADTAEVLNTCKEIAAAPGASLGSYVISMAGAASDVLAVQLLLKESGVLRPMRVVPLFETLADLDNAGPVMERLLLLPGYRARLQGPQEVMIGYSDSAKDAGTTAAAWAQYRAQERLVEICREQQVELLLFHGRGGTVGRGGGPAHAAILSQPPGSVAGRFRTTEQGEMIRFKFGLPDIAEQNLNLYLAAVLEATLLPPPPPTPEWRHLMDELAADGVSAYRQVVRENPQFVEYFRQSTPEQELGRLPLGSRPAKRRAGGIESLRAIPWIFGWTQTRLMLPAWLGWESALSKALERGEGKLLGQMREQWPFFRTRIDMLEMVLAKADADIALSYDQRLVEADLLPLGAQLRDLLSQACAVVLGLTGQSQLLAHSPDTLEFIRLRNTYLDPLHLLQAELLARSRQQDVEQGSPVEQALLVSVAGIAAGLRNTG, from the coding sequence ATGACCGATATTGATGCACGCTTGCGCGAAGACGTTCACCTGCTCGGAGAGCTGCTGGGCAACACCATTCGAGATCAATACGGCGAGGCCTTCCTCGACAAGATCGAGCAGATCCGCAAGGGCGCCAAGGCCGATCGGCGTGGTTCGATGGACGCCGAACTGAGCGCCAGCCTCAATCAATTGAGCGAAGACGAATTGCTCCCGGTGGCGCGGGCGTTCAACCAGTTTCTCAACCTGGCGAACATCGCCGAGCAGTATCAGTTGATCCATCGGCGCGAAGAGTCGCAGCCGGCGCCGTTCGAATCCCGCGTGCTGCCGGAATTGCTCGCGCGTTTGCGTAACGAAGGCCACAGCGCCGAATCGCTGGCCCGGCAACTGGCGCGCCTGGAAATCGAACTGGTGCTGACTGCGCACCCGACCGAAGTCGCGCGACGCACGCTGATTCAGAAGTACGACGCGATCGCCGGGCAACTCGCTGCGCAGGATCATCGCGACCTGACCAGCGCCGAACGCGAACAGATTCAAAACACTCTGCAACGGTTGATCGCCGAAGCCTGGCACACCGAAGAAATCCGCCGCACACGACCGACGCCAGTCGACGAAGCCAAGTGGGGTTTCGCGGTGATCGAGCATTCGCTGTGGCAGGCGATCCCCAACCATATGCGCAAGGCCGACAAGGCCTTGCATGAAGCGACCGGCCTGCGTCTGCCCTTGGAAGCGGCACCGATTCGCTTCGCGTCGTGGATGGGCGGCGACCGTGACGGCAACCCCAACGTCACCGCCGCAGTGACCCGCGAAGTGTTGCTGCTGGCGCGCTGGATGGCCGCCGATTTGTACCTGCGCGATGTTGATCACCTGGCGGCCGAACTGTCGATGCAGCAGGCCAGCGATGCCCTGAAGGCCAAGGCTGGCGACAGCGCCGAGCCGTATCGCGCGGTGCTCAAACAATTGCGCGAACGCCTGCGCGCGACGCGCAACTGGGCACACGCTGCGCTGACTGCGCCAACCCCGGCGCCGGCCGATGTGCTGCACAACAACCGCGATCTGCTTGATCCGCTGGAGCTGTGTTTCAACTCGCTGCACGAATGCGGCATGGGCGTGATTGCAGACGGCCCGTTGCTCGATTGCTTGCGTCGTGCGGTGACCTTCGGCCTGTTCCTCGTGCGCCTCGATGTGCGGCAGGATTCCTCGCGGCACAGTTCGGCGATGACTGAAATCACTGATTACCTCGGTCTCGGTCGCTATGAAGACTGGGACGAAGAGCAGCGCATCACCTTCCTGACCCGCGAGCTGAACAACCGTCGGCCATTGCTGCCGGCACATTTCAAACCGTCCGCCGACACCGCCGAAGTGCTCAACACCTGCAAGGAAATTGCCGCAGCACCGGGCGCTTCGCTCGGCTCCTACGTGATCTCCATGGCCGGCGCCGCTTCCGATGTGCTCGCCGTGCAACTGCTGCTCAAAGAGTCCGGCGTGTTGCGGCCGATGCGTGTGGTGCCGCTGTTCGAAACCCTCGCCGACCTCGACAACGCCGGGCCGGTGATGGAGCGGTTGTTGCTGCTGCCGGGTTACCGCGCACGGCTGCAAGGCCCGCAGGAAGTGATGATCGGCTACTCCGATTCGGCCAAGGACGCCGGCACCACGGCGGCGGCCTGGGCGCAATATCGTGCACAGGAACGCCTGGTGGAGATCTGCCGCGAGCAGCAAGTCGAACTACTCCTGTTCCACGGTCGCGGCGGTACTGTTGGTCGTGGCGGTGGCCCGGCGCACGCGGCGATTCTGTCGCAGCCACCGGGTTCGGTGGCCGGGCGTTTCCGCACCACCGAGCAGGGCGAAATGATTCGATTCAAATTCGGCCTGCCGGACATCGCCGAGCAAAATCTCAACCTGTATCTGGCGGCGGTGCTTGAAGCAACGTTGTTGCCACCGCCGCCACCGACACCGGAATGGCGCCATCTGATGGATGAATTGGCGGCGGACGGTGTCAGCGCTTATCGCCAGGTCGTGCGGGAAAATCCGCAATTCGTCGAGTACTTCCGCCAGTCCACGCCGGAGCAGGAACTGGGGCGTTTACCGCTCGGTAGTCGCCCGGCCAAGCGTCGCGCGGGCGGGATAGAAAGCCTGCGAGCGATCCCGTGGATCTTCGGCTGGACGCAAACGCGGCTGATGCTGCCAGCGTGGCTGGGTTGGGAGTCGGCGCTGAGCAAAGCGCTGGAGCGCGGCGAAGGCAAGTTGCTCGGGCAGATGCGCGAGCAGTGGCCGTTCTTCCGTACCCGTATCGACATGCTCGAAATGGTCCTGGCCAAGGCTGACGCGGATATCGCGCTGTCCTACGATCAGCGTCTCGTCGAGGCGGACTTGCTGCCATTGGGCGCGCAGTTGCGCGACCTATTGTCGCAGGCGTGCGCAGTGGTGCTCGGCCTGACTGGCCAGTCGCAGCTGCTGGCACATAGCCCTGACACCCTTGAATTCATCCGTCTGCGTAACACCTACCTCGACCCGCTGCATCTATTGCAGGCCGAACTGCTGGCCCGCTCGCGGCAGCAGGATGTCGAGCAGGGCAGCCCGGTGGAACAGGCATTGCTGGTGTCTGTGGCGGGGATTGCCGCCGGTTTGCGAAATACCGGCTAA
- a CDS encoding energy transducer TonB, whose amino-acid sequence MSGILPTSIGYISPHGDFSRHNTQALSGVSHLWQDFFAQAMAEQTSEVVPACGTFPPVDLNSPEEPTIGSELHAHIISQRECDVVETEVRPPEPLFLPIAEFEMDLLDKPFPPFPPEELKAQQEQQDFDSSWVRPVVINNGQPVPEPGPAPQKKPLYLPIAEFDLDLMQKPYPPFPPEEIVEQQKALDFDNGWARPIVLQNLRLAA is encoded by the coding sequence ATGTCAGGCATTCTTCCCACATCGATTGGCTACATCTCGCCCCATGGCGACTTTAGCCGTCACAACACTCAAGCACTGAGCGGCGTCAGTCACCTGTGGCAGGATTTCTTTGCCCAAGCGATGGCCGAACAGACGAGTGAAGTGGTGCCTGCCTGCGGCACGTTTCCGCCGGTTGACCTGAACAGCCCTGAAGAACCGACCATCGGCAGCGAGCTGCACGCGCACATCATCAGCCAGCGCGAATGCGACGTAGTGGAAACCGAAGTGCGTCCGCCAGAGCCGCTGTTCCTGCCGATCGCCGAATTCGAAATGGACTTGCTGGACAAACCATTCCCGCCGTTCCCGCCAGAAGAACTGAAAGCTCAGCAAGAGCAACAGGATTTCGACAGCAGCTGGGTTCGCCCGGTGGTGATCAACAATGGTCAGCCCGTTCCAGAACCAGGCCCGGCCCCGCAGAAGAAACCGCTGTACCTGCCGATTGCCGAATTCGACCTCGACCTGATGCAGAAGCCTTACCCGCCGTTCCCGCCAGAAGAAATCGTCGAGCAACAAAAGGCGCTGGACTTCGATAACGGCTGGGCGCGCCCGATCGTTCTGCAGAACCTGCGCCTCGCCGCTTAA
- a CDS encoding TetR/AcrR family transcriptional regulator: MSNNLSAPNGPGRPKDLAKRQAILDAAKILFLSHGYANTSMDAVASEAGVSKLTVYSHFNDKETLFSAAVVAKCEEQLPPLFFELPEGIAVENVLLNIARGFHHLINSDESVNLHRLIMALGSQDPKLSLIFFEAGPQRMVQGMERLLTRIHETGALSIDLPRNAAEHFFCLIKGAGNFRLLYGCGEPLTEEAAESHVQEVVALFMRAYRP, encoded by the coding sequence ATGTCGAACAATCTTTCAGCTCCAAACGGTCCGGGCCGCCCCAAGGATCTGGCCAAGCGCCAGGCCATCCTCGACGCGGCGAAAATTCTGTTTCTGAGTCATGGCTACGCCAACACCAGCATGGACGCGGTCGCCAGCGAGGCCGGCGTGTCGAAGCTGACGGTCTACAGCCATTTCAACGACAAGGAGACGCTGTTCTCCGCCGCCGTGGTGGCCAAATGCGAGGAGCAATTACCGCCATTGTTCTTCGAATTGCCCGAAGGCATTGCCGTGGAAAATGTGTTGCTGAACATTGCGCGCGGCTTCCATCACCTGATCAACAGTGATGAATCGGTGAATCTGCACCGCTTGATCATGGCGCTGGGCAGTCAGGACCCGAAGCTGTCACTGATCTTCTTCGAGGCCGGCCCGCAACGCATGGTGCAGGGAATGGAGCGGCTGTTGACGCGCATCCACGAAACCGGCGCGCTGAGCATCGATCTGCCGCGCAATGCCGCCGAGCATTTCTTTTGCCTGATCAAGGGTGCGGGGAATTTTCGCTTGTTGTATGGCTGTGGGGAGCCGTTGACTGAAGAGGCAGCGGAAAGCCATGTGCAGGAAGTTGTAGCGTTGTTTATGCGTGCCTATCGGCCCTGA
- a CDS encoding isocitrate lyase/PEP mutase family protein has translation MDAQAVKAHAFKALHERPGIFVIPNPWDAGSAKMLASLGYQALATTSAGYAFSQGKADGGLSLDETLANVRAIVAATDLPVAVDLENGFSDDPAEAAKSLIRAAEAGAVGGSIEDATGRADAPIYCFEHAVARIEAAVAAVRTLPFPFILTARAENYLHGNPDINDTIRRLQAFAEAGADVLYAPGLRNAEEVLAVVRAVAPKPVNVLMSGGLKLTVQELEEMGVRRISTGSALALAAFGEFFRAAEEIQQSGTFGFTSQSMPYAKANQFFKG, from the coding sequence ATGGATGCCCAAGCCGTTAAAGCACACGCCTTCAAAGCCCTGCATGAACGTCCGGGGATTTTCGTCATTCCCAATCCGTGGGATGCCGGTTCGGCGAAAATGCTCGCCAGTCTCGGTTATCAGGCGTTGGCGACCACCAGCGCCGGTTATGCGTTTTCTCAGGGTAAGGCCGATGGTGGGTTAAGCCTCGACGAGACCCTGGCCAATGTCCGCGCGATTGTCGCGGCCACCGATTTGCCGGTGGCGGTGGATCTGGAAAACGGTTTTTCCGATGATCCAGCCGAGGCCGCGAAAAGCCTGATTCGCGCAGCCGAGGCGGGCGCGGTCGGCGGTTCGATCGAAGACGCGACGGGCCGCGCGGATGCGCCGATCTATTGCTTCGAACACGCTGTGGCACGTATCGAAGCCGCCGTCGCAGCTGTGCGCACGCTGCCATTCCCCTTCATCCTGACTGCCCGCGCGGAAAACTACCTGCACGGCAATCCCGATATCAACGACACCATTCGCCGCTTGCAGGCCTTCGCCGAAGCAGGCGCCGACGTGCTGTACGCGCCAGGTTTGCGCAACGCCGAAGAAGTGCTGGCGGTGGTGCGCGCGGTGGCGCCGAAACCAGTCAACGTGCTGATGTCTGGCGGCTTGAAACTGACCGTGCAGGAGCTGGAGGAAATGGGCGTGCGCCGCATCAGTACCGGTTCGGCATTGGCGTTGGCGGCGTTCGGCGAGTTCTTCCGCGCCGCTGAAGAGATCCAGCAATCGGGCACATTCGGCTTTACCTCGCAGTCGATGCCGTACGCCAAAGCCAATCAGTTTTTCAAAGGCTGA
- a CDS encoding DUF72 domain-containing protein: MDLPYYLGCPSWSENAWREYLYPVDAKTSDFLGLYSQVFNAVEGNTTFYASPSPATVQRWAEVMPEHFRFTAKFPGDISHSGDLREHLTAAETFLQLLKPLGERVSPMWLQLSKSFTPHRLPELAAFIDALDCPLAVEVRHEQFFAKGESERLLNRLLLDRGVERICLDPRALFSCLSTESSVIHAQSKKPRVPTRPAAFTQFPQVRFIGHPELEANDPFLVPWVAKIAEWIEEGRTPYIFLHTADNLLAAKLAQRFHAQLMQRLPGLPALPELYREPAAEQLGLL, encoded by the coding sequence ATGGATCTGCCTTACTACCTCGGTTGCCCGTCCTGGAGCGAAAACGCTTGGCGCGAGTATCTGTACCCGGTAGACGCCAAAACCTCCGATTTTCTCGGTCTCTATTCCCAGGTGTTCAACGCCGTTGAAGGCAACACGACCTTCTACGCCAGCCCGTCGCCCGCCACGGTGCAGCGTTGGGCTGAGGTGATGCCTGAACACTTTCGCTTCACCGCCAAATTCCCCGGCGACATCAGCCACAGCGGTGATCTGCGCGAGCACCTGACCGCCGCTGAAACCTTCCTGCAATTACTCAAGCCGCTCGGTGAGCGCGTCTCGCCGATGTGGCTGCAATTGTCGAAGAGCTTCACGCCACACCGATTGCCGGAACTGGCGGCATTCATCGATGCGCTGGATTGCCCGCTGGCGGTGGAAGTACGGCATGAACAGTTCTTCGCCAAGGGTGAGAGCGAACGTTTGCTCAATCGTCTGCTGCTGGATCGTGGTGTCGAGCGCATTTGCCTTGATCCGCGTGCGCTGTTCAGCTGCCTGTCGACCGAGTCTTCGGTGATCCACGCGCAATCGAAAAAACCGCGCGTGCCGACACGCCCGGCGGCGTTCACCCAGTTCCCGCAAGTGCGCTTCATAGGCCATCCCGAGCTTGAGGCCAACGACCCGTTCCTGGTGCCGTGGGTGGCGAAAATCGCCGAGTGGATCGAAGAGGGCCGCACGCCGTACATCTTCCTGCACACCGCCGACAATCTCCTCGCGGCGAAGCTGGCGCAACGTTTTCACGCACAACTGATGCAACGTTTGCCTGGCCTGCCAGCGCTGCCTGAGCTATACAGAGAACCCGCCGCGGAGCAACTTGGCCTGCTCTGA
- the tsaB gene encoding tRNA (adenosine(37)-N6)-threonylcarbamoyltransferase complex dimerization subunit type 1 TsaB produces MSTLLALDTATEACSVALLHDGKVTSHYEVIPRLHAQKLLPMIQQLLADAGTTLQAVDAIAFGRGPGAFTGVRIAIGVVQGLAFALDRPVLPVSNLAVLAQRALREHGVSQVAAAIDARMDEVYWGCYRETAGEMRLVGAEAVLPPEVAALPADASGDWFGAGTGWGYGERIAVNLTGSDAGMLPHAEDLLTLARFAWERGESIPADDAQPVYLRDKVATPKAR; encoded by the coding sequence ATGAGCACCTTGCTGGCCCTGGACACCGCGACTGAAGCTTGCTCCGTTGCCTTGCTGCATGACGGCAAGGTCACGAGCCATTACGAGGTGATCCCACGCCTGCACGCGCAGAAGCTGCTGCCGATGATCCAGCAATTGCTGGCCGACGCCGGCACCACGTTGCAAGCGGTCGATGCGATTGCTTTCGGTCGCGGGCCGGGTGCGTTTACCGGGGTGCGGATTGCCATTGGTGTGGTGCAGGGGCTGGCGTTTGCGCTGGATCGTCCGGTGTTGCCGGTGTCCAACCTCGCAGTGCTGGCGCAGCGTGCGTTGCGTGAACATGGCGTGAGCCAGGTCGCGGCGGCCATCGATGCGCGGATGGATGAAGTGTATTGGGGCTGCTACCGCGAGACGGCGGGGGAGATGCGTCTGGTCGGTGCCGAAGCGGTGTTGCCGCCGGAAGTCGCAGCGCTGCCGGCCGATGCCAGTGGCGACTGGTTTGGTGCCGGTACCGGTTGGGGTTATGGCGAGCGTATCGCGGTCAATCTGACGGGATCCGACGCAGGCATGTTGCCCCACGCCGAAGACCTGCTGACGCTGGCGCGTTTTGCCTGGGAACGCGGCGAGTCGATCCCGGCGGATGACGCGCAACCGGTTTACCTGCGCGATAAAGTCGCCACCCCGAAAGCCCGCTGA
- a CDS encoding class I SAM-dependent methyltransferase encodes MIEQPAACRIHVQALGPTFEAQAEQWAERLGLPLEVADGEFALQVGEQGLQLQQLGSDAPGPVRVDFVEGGAAHRRLYGGGSGQMIAKAVGIAQGVRPRVLDATAGLGKDAFVLASLGCEMSLIERQPLIGALLEDGLARAAEDFDVAPIVARMKLLKGNSIEVMQNWEGEPPQVIYLDPMFPHREKTALVKKEMRLFRPLVGDDSDAPALLQAALALATHRVVVKRPRKAPCIEGPKPSHALDGKSSRYDIYPKKALKP; translated from the coding sequence ATGATTGAGCAACCCGCGGCCTGCCGCATCCATGTTCAGGCCCTCGGCCCGACGTTTGAAGCGCAAGCCGAGCAGTGGGCCGAGCGTCTGGGCCTGCCGCTTGAAGTGGCGGACGGCGAGTTTGCCTTGCAGGTCGGCGAGCAGGGTTTGCAGCTGCAACAGCTCGGCTCGGACGCACCGGGGCCGGTGCGCGTCGACTTTGTTGAGGGTGGCGCGGCGCATCGTCGGCTATACGGCGGTGGCAGCGGGCAGATGATCGCCAAGGCTGTCGGTATCGCCCAAGGCGTGCGCCCGCGCGTGCTGGATGCCACGGCAGGGTTGGGCAAGGATGCGTTTGTGCTGGCGAGCCTCGGTTGCGAAATGAGTCTGATCGAACGCCAGCCGCTGATTGGCGCCTTGCTGGAGGATGGTCTGGCGCGCGCGGCGGAAGATTTCGACGTGGCGCCGATCGTGGCGCGGATGAAATTGCTCAAGGGCAACTCCATCGAGGTGATGCAGAACTGGGAAGGGGAGCCGCCGCAGGTGATCTACCTCGACCCGATGTTTCCGCATCGCGAGAAGACCGCGCTGGTGAAAAAGGAAATGCGCTTGTTCCGGCCATTGGTGGGGGATGATTCGGACGCGCCGGCGCTGTTGCAGGCTGCTTTGGCATTAGCGACGCACCGGGTGGTGGTCAAGCGGCCGCGCAAGGCGCCGTGCATTGAGGGGCCGAAGCCGAGTCATGCGCTGGATGGCAAATCGAGCCGGTATGACATCTACCCGAAGAAAGCGCTAAAACCCTAA
- the adk gene encoding adenylate kinase encodes MRVILLGAPGAGKGTQAKFITEKFGIPQISTGDMLRAAVKAGTPLGVQAKSIMDAGGLVSDDLIIALVQDRIAQPDCANGFLFDGFPRTIPQAEALVTAGVELDAVVEIAVEDEEIVQRIAGRRVHEASGRVYHIVYNPPKIAGKDDITGEELVQRKDDTEETVRHRLSVYHSQTKPLVEFYQSLSAKNAGKPKYSHIPGVGSVDAITAKVLAALS; translated from the coding sequence ATGCGCGTCATTCTGCTGGGAGCTCCCGGGGCCGGTAAAGGTACTCAGGCTAAGTTCATCACCGAAAAATTCGGCATTCCACAAATTTCCACCGGCGACATGCTGCGTGCAGCGGTCAAGGCCGGTACTCCGCTGGGCGTGCAAGCCAAGAGCATCATGGATGCCGGCGGCCTGGTGTCGGATGACCTGATCATCGCACTGGTTCAGGACCGTATCGCTCAGCCAGACTGCGCCAATGGTTTCCTGTTCGACGGCTTCCCGCGCACCATTCCGCAGGCTGAAGCGTTGGTAACTGCCGGCGTCGAGCTGGATGCTGTGGTTGAAATCGCTGTTGAAGACGAAGAAATCGTTCAACGCATCGCCGGCCGTCGTGTTCACGAAGCCAGCGGCCGCGTTTACCACATCGTCTACAACCCGCCGAAAATCGCGGGCAAAGACGACATCACCGGCGAAGAGCTGGTACAGCGCAAGGACGACACCGAAGAAACCGTGCGTCATCGCCTGTCGGTCTACCACTCGCAGACCAAGCCGCTGGTGGAGTTCTATCAGAGCCTGTCCGCCAAAAACGCTGGCAAGCCGAAGTACAGCCACATCCCGGGCGTTGGTTCGGTCGATGCGATCACCGCCAAGGTGCTGGCCGCGCTGAGCTGA
- a CDS encoding extensin-like domain-containing protein gives MGRWIFWLVLLLIGGAAVSVWRGWLEVPPQWNPWAPLDVKAAPNWLTGYKLMRLRSDPELCTQALSSSDLRVTRQSDSPDAKCPLIGAMRVQGGEVALSSSFLASCPLAVAYAMFEHHTLQPTAHSVYGQKVVRLDHLGSFACRNVYNRESGALSRHASADALDIAGFRLGDGRTVSVLKDWPKQNQDAQFLRQVRDGACEAFSVVLSPDYNAAHRNHFHVDVGRWSVCR, from the coding sequence ATGGGGCGGTGGATATTCTGGCTGGTGCTGCTGCTGATTGGCGGCGCTGCGGTCAGTGTCTGGCGCGGTTGGCTTGAAGTCCCACCGCAGTGGAATCCGTGGGCACCGCTGGACGTGAAAGCCGCGCCCAACTGGCTGACCGGCTACAAACTGATGCGTTTGCGCAGTGATCCTGAACTCTGCACCCAGGCGTTGAGCAGCTCGGATCTTCGTGTCACGCGGCAATCCGACAGCCCCGACGCCAAGTGTCCGCTGATCGGCGCCATGCGTGTGCAGGGCGGTGAGGTGGCTTTGAGCAGTAGCTTCCTCGCCAGTTGCCCATTGGCGGTGGCTTACGCGATGTTTGAACACCACACGCTGCAACCCACCGCGCATTCTGTTTACGGGCAGAAGGTCGTGCGCCTCGATCACCTCGGCAGCTTTGCCTGCCGCAACGTCTACAACCGCGAGAGCGGGGCGCTCAGCCGTCATGCCAGTGCCGATGCGCTGGACATCGCCGGGTTTCGCCTGGGCGATGGCCGCACGGTCAGCGTGCTCAAGGACTGGCCTAAGCAAAATCAGGACGCGCAGTTTTTGCGTCAGGTGCGCGATGGCGCCTGCGAGGCGTTCAGTGTGGTGTTGAGTCCGGATTACAACGCCGCCCACCGCAATCACTTTCATGTCGATGTCGGGCGCTGGAGCGTGTGTCGCTGA
- a CDS encoding efflux RND transporter periplasmic adaptor subunit has translation MFRHALSLALPVSLAFLLSACGQEEATQVTVRPAMVVQPEPSAQAMESYPGEVRARYEPDLAFRIGGKVSRRLVDEGQRVKADQPLAELDPQDVRLQLEATRAQVAAAEANLNLVRAERDRYKTLMDRQMVSRSAYDNAENLYRSGEARLKQIKAEFNVSTNQASYAVLRAPQDGVVAKRSVEVGQVVAAGQTVFTLATDGEREVLISLPEQSFGRFKVGQPVTVELWTQQNQRFAGQIRELSPAADPRSRTFAARISFAGGKVPAELGQSARVFVQSADSVSLSVPLSALTAENGATYVWVVNGNNTLKKTPVRIGPFGEKSVPVLEGLNASDWVVAAGVHVLLEGQQVRPVDRSNRVVNLADKE, from the coding sequence ATGTTCCGCCATGCGTTGTCCCTCGCGTTGCCAGTGAGTCTGGCGTTCCTTTTGTCAGCGTGTGGTCAGGAAGAGGCGACGCAAGTCACCGTGCGACCGGCCATGGTGGTGCAGCCAGAGCCTTCGGCACAGGCGATGGAAAGTTATCCGGGCGAAGTACGTGCCCGTTACGAACCCGATCTGGCCTTCCGCATTGGCGGCAAAGTCAGCCGACGACTGGTCGATGAAGGTCAGCGCGTGAAGGCTGATCAACCGCTCGCCGAGCTCGATCCGCAAGACGTGCGCCTGCAACTGGAAGCCACCCGCGCCCAGGTTGCCGCCGCCGAAGCCAATCTCAATCTGGTCCGCGCCGAGCGTGATCGCTACAAGACCCTGATGGATCGGCAGATGGTCAGCCGCTCGGCATACGACAATGCCGAAAACCTTTACCGCTCTGGTGAAGCCCGCCTCAAACAAATCAAAGCTGAATTCAACGTATCGACCAATCAGGCCAGTTACGCGGTGCTGCGTGCGCCGCAGGATGGCGTGGTGGCCAAGCGTTCGGTCGAGGTGGGGCAGGTCGTCGCCGCCGGGCAAACGGTGTTTACCCTCGCCACCGATGGCGAGCGCGAAGTGCTGATCAGCCTGCCGGAGCAGAGCTTCGGGCGCTTCAAGGTTGGCCAGCCTGTGACCGTCGAACTGTGGACCCAACAGAACCAGCGCTTCGCCGGACAGATCCGCGAACTGTCGCCCGCCGCCGATCCACGCTCGCGCACCTTTGCCGCGCGCATCTCCTTCGCCGGCGGCAAAGTCCCGGCCGAACTGGGTCAGAGCGCCCGTGTGTTCGTGCAGTCGGCCGACAGCGTTTCCCTGTCGGTGCCGCTCTCGGCACTCACTGCCGAAAACGGCGCGACCTACGTCTGGGTCGTCAACGGCAACAACACCTTGAAGAAAACCCCGGTGCGCATCGGCCCGTTCGGCGAAAAAAGCGTGCCGGTGCTTGAGGGCTTGAACGCCAGCGACTGGGTGGTCGCCGCCGGTGTGCATGTGTTGCTCGAAGGGCAGCAGGTGCGTCCGGTGGATCGCTCCAACCGTGTGGTCAATCTGGCGGACAAGGAGTAA